TTTAATAGACGTCGGCAAAGGCGTTTTTGCCACACTGTTAATTTCAAAATTACGTTTTACCGGCTCGCCCATCGACTTTTTAACCACAGATGTCGTCCAAATCATCGCCGGCATGTCCGCGATTTTCGGCCACATCTGGACAATCTTTGCCAGCTTCAAAGGCGGGAAAGGAGTCGGAACCGCCGCCGGTATGTTATTTTCGCTTTACCCCATCGCCGGCGTCATCTGTCTCGCGGTTTTTGTAATTATGCTTTTCACTTTCGGCTTCGTTTCTCTGGGATCAATCTCCGCAGCCATCGCCTTTCCGATAGTCGTGGCAGTACTCAAGAACCAACAGGGCTATTCCGACACCCTATTCTATTTTGCCATTTTCATCGCGCTGCTGATTGTATTTACGCACCGCTCGAATATTCGACGATTGCTTAAAGGTGAGGAGAATAAGGTGCCGTTTAAAAGAAAAAAAGAGAAATGAATTGAAACGCATCCTAACACAGTAGGGAATGCAAATTTGCATTCCCTACTGTTAATTATTCAACCGAATT
This sequence is a window from Calditrichota bacterium. Protein-coding genes within it:
- the plsY gene encoding glycerol-3-phosphate 1-O-acyltransferase PlsY, producing MLSLIAIIVLSYLAGSIPTSIIASKLFRGIDIRDHGSGNAGATNAFRVLGWKIGLLVALIDVGKGVFATLLISKLRFTGSPIDFLTTDVVQIIAGMSAIFGHIWTIFASFKGGKGVGTAAGMLFSLYPIAGVICLAVFVIMLFTFGFVSLGSISAAIAFPIVVAVLKNQQGYSDTLFYFAIFIALLIVFTHRSNIRRLLKGEENKVPFKRKKEK